A genome region from Euphorbia lathyris chromosome 4, ddEupLath1.1, whole genome shotgun sequence includes the following:
- the LOC136227487 gene encoding protein HESO1, producing the protein MNANTILEPTLRDILEVIKPLREDFVVRSEIIEELKYIVSSVESFRGATVEPFGSFVSNLFTRWGDLDISVMFLNGSYISSAGKKRKQNLLVELLKALRQRGGWRRLQFVPHARVPILKFESRQSISCDISIDNLQGQMKSKFLFWINQIDGRFRDMVLLVKEWAKAHKINDPKCGTFNSYSLTLLVIFHFQTCVPAILPPLREIYPRNVADDLIGERIVADESIKEICNANISKYMLGKPRATNRSSLSELFISFLAKFSDIRSKAADLGICTFTGEWQDIRSTMRWLPKTYAIFIEDPFEQPENTARAVRAANLDRISEAFQMTYHSLIMANQIRSSLIGVLVRPQIFSFIAAGVPVGNPGYGPPHYQSIQQIGWPMHSPPQVQRQIHNSRQERHANYLTTRKPENFRKNSRSQVESMRLEKHPNYFTKQRQETLPDNSINQRTQSYPNTSRRPKPAVHHNAQDQHVWRPKLDGKRTEGYTDEFQ; encoded by the exons ATGAATGCCAATACAATACTGGAACCTACTCTGAGGGATATCCTTGAAGTGATTAAACCTTTACGGGAGGATTTTGTGGTGCGgtcagaaattattgaagagttaaAATATATTGTTTCATCTGTTGAAAGCTTTAGAG GTGCTACAGTAGAGCCATTTGGATCATTTGTTTCCAACTTGTTCACTCGGTGGGGAGACTTGGACATATCTGTTATGTTTTTAAATGGCTCTTATATTTCATCTGCTGGAAAGAAGCGCAAACAAAACTTACTTGTAGAGTTATTGAAGGCTTTGAGACAGAGAG GTGGCTGGCGCAGGTTACAGTTTGTCCCACATGCAAGAGTTCCCATCTTAAAATTTGAGAGCCGCCAGAGCATATCTTGTGATATTTCAATTGATAATCTGCAGGGTCAAATGAAGTCCAAGTTCTTGTTCTGGATTAACCAGATTGATGGGCGCTTTCGTGATATGGTCTTATTG GTCAAGGAATGGGCCAAAGCTCACAAAATCAATGATCCAAAATGTGGGACATTTAACTCGTATTCTCTCACTTTGCTTGTTATATTCCATTTTCAG ACATGTGTACCTGCCATTTTGCCTCCCCTCAGAGAAATATATCCAAGAAATGTTGCTGATGATCTTATAG GCGAGAGGATTGTTGCAGACGAGAGCATTAAAGAAATTTGCAATGCTAACATATCAAAATATATGTTAGGAAAACCCAGAGCAACCAATCGAAGTTCTTTGTCTGAgcttttcatttcatttcttgcaAAG TTTTCTGACATTCGCTCAAAGGCTGCGGACCTAGGAATATGCACATTTACCGGAGAGTGGCAAGACATAAGAAGTACGATGAGATGGTTGCCCAAAACATATGCAATATTT ATAGAAGACCCTTTTGAACAGCCTGAAAATACTGCAAGGGCTGTTAGAGCTGCAAACTTGGATCGGATATCTGAAGCATTTCAGATGACATACCACAGTCTTATCATGGCCAATCAGATTCGAAGTTCGCTCATTGGCGTCTTAGTCAGGCCacaaatttttagttttatcgcAGCAGGAGTACCTGTTGGGAATCCAGGTTACGGTCCACCACACTACCAAAGTATTCAACAGATCGGCTGGCCTATGCATTCACCACCACAAGTGCAACGTCAGATTCATAATTCAAGACAAGAAAGACATGCCAACTATCTTACTACTAGAAAACCGGAAAATTTTCGCAAAAATTCGAGGTCTCAAGTTGAGAGCATGAGACTGGAAAAGCATCCTAACTATTTCACCAAGCAAAGGCAGGAAACTCTTCCTGACAACTCAATAAATCAAAGAACTCAAAGTTATCCAAACACTTCGAGGAGGCCTAAACCTGCCGTTCATCATAATGCCCAGGACCAGCATGTTTGGAGGCCAAAATTAGATGGAAAGAGAACCGAAGGCTACACTGATGAATTTCAATGA
- the LOC136226347 gene encoding probable methyltransferase PMT11 — translation MKALPTVDFFKTPVALKITAFVLVTISFFYLGKHWSSNGYEQLIFFSTPQKSVSISPNFNKSFNITELIAQNQSQTVSDKSLALVPIPPAADQSSPPPDLNRTFGIIDSDGKMSDDFEVGQFDPEVLENWGNDTGVEKGEKNVKVRVKKFELCPESMREYIPCLDNVDAIKQLKSTEKGEKFERHCPEEGKGLNCLVPPPKGYKQPIPWPRSRDEVWFSNVPHSRLVDDKGGQNWISKEKDKFKFPGGGTQFIHGADQYLDQIAKMRPDIAFGSHTRVVLDVGCGVASFGAYLLSRNVLTLSVAPKDVHENQIQFALERGVPAMVAAFVTRRLLYPSQAFEIIHCSRCRINWTRDDGILLLEVNRMLRAGGYFAWAAQPVYKHEPALEEQWEEMLNLTTRLCWTLVKKEGYVALWQKPVNNSCYVSREAGTKPPLCSPDDDPDNVWYVDLKACISRLPENGYGANVTRWPERLHAPPDRLQSIQMDAYISRKELFKAESKYWAEIIAGYIRAWHWKKLKLRNILDMRAGFGGFAAALIDHQFDSWVLNVVPVSGPNTLPVIYDRGLLGVMHDWCEPFDTYPRTYDFLHAAGLFSIEKKRCNISTIMLEMDRILRPGGRAYIRDSLDVIDEVQETANAMGWHVALHDTSEGPHASYRILACDKRLLRP, via the exons ATGAAAGCTCTTCCAACTGTTGATTTTTTCAAAACCCCAGTTGCTCTTAAGATCACTGCCTTCGTTTTAGTCACAATCAGCTTCTTTTATCTGGGTAAGCACTGGTCCTCTAATGGCTACGAGCAACTCATCTTCTTCTCCACGCCACAGAAATCTGTTTCCATTTCGCCGAATTTCAACAAGTCCTTTAACATCACTGAGTTAATTGCCCAAAATCAATCTCAAACTGTGTCTGATAAGTCGTTAGCCTTGGTTCCAATTCCACCGGCCGCAGATCAATCTTCTCCCCCGCCTGATTTGAATCGGACGTTTGGGATTATTGATAGTGATGGGAAAATGAGTGATGATTTTGAGGTTGGGCAATTCGATCCGGAGGTTTTGGAGAATTGGGGAAATGATACTGGAGTTGAGAAAGGGGAGAAGAATGTTAAAGTGAGGGTTAAGAAATTTGAGCTGTGTCCGGAGAGTATGAGGGAGTATATTCCTTGTTTGGATAATGTCGATGCGATTAAACAGTTGAAATCGACGGAGAAAGGAGAAAAGTTTGAGCGGCATTGTCCCGAGGAAGGCAAAGGGTTGAATTGTTTGGTCCCGCCGCCCAAAGGTTACAAGCAACCTATTCCATGGCCACGGAGTCGTGACGAG GTTTGGTTTAGTAATGTTCCTCACTCACGTTTAGTTGATGATAAAGGGGGTCAAAACTGGATCTCCAAAGAAAAAGACAAGTTTAAGTTTCCTGGTGGTGGTACACAGTTCATACATGGAGCAGATCAGTACCTGGATCAAATTGCTAAG ATGAGACCTGATATTGCATTTGGTAGTCATACTCGAGTTGTTCTAGACGTTGGATGTGGTGTGGCAAGTTTTGGTGCCTACTTATTATCAAGAAATGTATTAACTTTGTCAGTTGCACCCAAGGATGTTCACGAGAACCAAATTCAGTTTGCACTTGAACGTGGCGTACCTGCAATGGTGGCTGCATTTGTTACTCGCCGTCTGTTGTATCCAAGTCAAGCTTTTGAAATAATACATTGTTCAAGATGCAGAATCAATTGGACTCGTGATG ATGGAATCTTGCTCCTTGAGGTCAATAGGATGCTTCGGGCAGGGGGATACTTTGCTTGGGCAGCACAGCCAGTTTATAAGCATGAGCCAGCTCTGGAGGAACAGTGGGAAG AGATGCTTAACCTTACTACACGACTTTGCTGGACGCTTGTTAAGAAGGAGGGATATGTTGCGTTATGGCAAAAACCCGTCAACAACAGCTGCTACGTAAGCCGCGAAGCAGGAACAAAGCCTCCATTATGTAGTCCAGATGATGATCCTGATAATGTTTg GTATGTTGATTTGAAGGCTTGCATCTCCCGACTTCCAGAAAACGGATATGGTGCAAATGTGACCAGATGGCCTGAACGTTTGCATGCTCCACCTGATAGGCTCCAAAGTATACAAATGGATGCCTACATATCCAGAAAAGAACTATTTAAGGCAGAATCAAAATACTGGGCCGAAATAATAGCTGGCTACATACGTGCTTGGCACTGGAAGAAActtaaattaagaaatatattggacATGAGAGCCGGCTTTGGAGG ATTTGCAGCTGCACTAATTGATCATCAATTTGATAGCTGGGTGCTGAATGTGGTACCCGTTAGTGGACCCAACACGTTGCCTGTCATATACGATCGTGGACTTCTAGGAGTTATGCATGATTG GTGTGAACCATTTGATACATACCCAAGAACCTATGATTTTCTACATGCGGCTGGCCTGTTTTCTATAGAAAAGAAAAG ATGCAATATCTCTACCATTATGCTCGAGATGGATCGCATTCTCCGACCTGGTGGTCGAGCTTATATTCGTGATTCGCTTGATGTCATAgatgaagttcaagaaacaGCGAATGCCATGGGTTGGCATGTCGCATTGCACGATACATCTGAGGGTCCACATGCTAGTTACAGGATCTTGGCATGCGACAAGCGCCTCTTGCGTCCTTGA
- the LOC136226348 gene encoding BTB/POZ and MATH domain-containing protein 3, translating to MGDLKADIDKESCSRSVNETVNGSHQFTIRGYSLAKGMGAGKCIASDIFTVGGYDWAIYFYPDGKNPEDSSMYVSVFIALASEGTDVRALFELTLVDQSGSGKHKVHSHFDRALESGPYTLKYRGSMWGYKRFFRRTTLENSEYIKDDCLIMNCTVGVVRTRLEGPKQYSIPVPPSDMGHSLRDLLESEVGCDIVFQVGDEAFRAHKLILAARSPVFRAQFFGLVGDPKLDEVVVKEIDPSIFKAMLLFIYTDRLPDIHEITGTASMCTSTNMVQHLLAAADLYNLDRLKLLCESKLCEELNADTVATTLALAEQHQCSQLKAICLKFAANPANLGEVMQSEGFRHLEESCPSLLCEMLKTFASGDDNSSLVSSRKRSGSSIYGLDLTGDGGAAESVNPNARRLRRRF from the exons ATGGGCGATCTCAAGGCGGATATCGATAAAGAATCGTGTTCTAGGTCAGTAAACGAGACGGTTAATGGCTCGCATCAGTTTACGATAAGAGGATATTCATTGGCGAAAGGAATGGGAGCGGGGAAGTGCATTGCGAGTGATATTTTCACGGTGGGTGGGTATGATTGGGCAATTTATTTCTACCCAGATGGTAAGAACCCAGAGGATAGCTCCATGTATGTTTCTGTGTTTATCGCGTTGGCCAGCGAGGGAACAGATGTCAGGGCTTTGTTCGAGTTGACATTGGTGGATCAGAGTGGAAGTGGAAAGCACAAAGTACATAGCCACTTCGATCGTGCGTTGGAGAGCGGGCCTTACACCCTCAAGTATAGAGGAAGCAtgtg GGGTTATAAACGTTTTTTTAGAAGGACAACTCTAGAAAACTCAGAGTACATAAAGGACGATTGCTTAATCATGAATTGCACTGTTGGAGTTGTTAGAACTCGTCTTGAAGGACCAAAACAGTATTCCATTCCTGTTCCTCCTTCAGACATGGGTCATTCTCTTAGAGACCTCTTAGAATCTGAAGTTGGTTGTGACATTGTTTTCCAGGTTGGCGATGAAGCCTTCAGAGCGCACAAATTGATACTTGCTGCTCGTTCCCCTGTTTTCAGAGCACAATTTTTTGGACTTGTTGGGGACCCCAAGTTAGATGAAGTAGTTGTGAAGGAGATTGACCCATCAATTTTCAAG GCTATGCTCCTGTTCATTTACACAGATAGGCTTCCTGATATCCATGAAATAACGGGCACAGCTTCTATGTGCACATCCACCAACATGGTGCAGCATTTATTGGCTGCTGCTGACCTTTACAATTTAGATCGATTGAAATTGTTATGCGAATCAAAATTGTGTGAGGAACTTAATGCGGATACAGTGGCGACGACACTTGCATTAGCGGAGCAGCATCAGTGTTCACAACTCAAGGCCATCTGTTTGAAATTTGCTGCAAATCCTGCAAACTTGGGAG AGGTTATGCAGTCAGAAGGGTTCCGGCACTTGGAAGAGAGCTGTCCTTCATTGTTGTGCGAGATGCTAAAGACATTCGCATCAGGAGATGATAACTCAAGTCTTGTATCAAGTCGGAAGAGGAGCGGGAGCAGCATATATGGGTTAGATCTAACTGGAGATGGGGGTGCAGCAGAATCAGTAAATCCGAATGCAAGGCGTTTAAGGAGACGGTTTTAG